The following are encoded in a window of Prevotella melaninogenica genomic DNA:
- a CDS encoding NAD(P)/FAD-dependent oxidoreductase: MKANIERTDKKRIVIVGGGLGGLELAFKLVDDDYQVVLIDKNNYHQFPPLIYQVASGGLEPSSISFPFRRLFQGKKDFFFRMAKVESVNTDKKTIKTTVGEIDYDYLVLAFGAKTNFFGNKDIEATTLPMKSVSEAMRLRNTILRNLELALTEEDPARKQALMNIVVVGGGASGVEIAGAVAEMKKNIIARDYPDLDSSQMHIYLVNAGDRLLSAMDPVSSKRAERDLKELHVHIRQPQFATEYKDGILKTSAGLEIPTQTVIWVSGICANTVEGFPAESIGHAGRFLTDRFCRVKGVKDVYAIGDVSLVEGDEEYPLGHPQLAQVAMQQAKTVAKNFKAMSKGKELKPFKYKNLGVMATIGRNHAVAEISGKKFGGFPAWALWLVVHLRSILGLKNKTFILLNWVWNYINYKQSLRLILKAK; this comes from the coding sequence ATGAAAGCAAACATTGAACGCACTGACAAAAAGAGAATCGTTATTGTTGGTGGTGGATTAGGAGGTTTGGAATTAGCCTTCAAATTAGTAGACGATGATTATCAAGTAGTATTAATAGATAAGAATAACTATCACCAGTTCCCTCCATTGATTTATCAAGTGGCTTCGGGTGGTCTTGAACCAAGTAGTATCTCTTTTCCTTTCCGTCGACTTTTTCAAGGTAAAAAGGACTTTTTCTTCCGTATGGCAAAGGTAGAGTCGGTGAATACGGATAAAAAAACAATCAAAACGACTGTCGGTGAGATAGATTACGACTATCTTGTACTGGCGTTTGGAGCAAAGACAAACTTCTTTGGTAATAAGGATATCGAAGCAACGACCCTCCCGATGAAATCGGTTAGTGAGGCTATGAGACTTCGTAACACTATTCTCCGTAATCTTGAACTTGCTTTAACAGAGGAAGATCCAGCACGCAAACAAGCTTTAATGAATATTGTCGTTGTTGGTGGTGGTGCTTCCGGTGTGGAGATTGCAGGTGCTGTAGCAGAAATGAAGAAGAACATCATTGCTCGTGATTATCCCGACCTTGACTCTTCTCAGATGCATATCTACCTTGTTAATGCAGGCGATCGCCTGCTTTCGGCTATGGACCCAGTATCATCCAAGCGAGCAGAACGTGATTTAAAGGAGTTGCATGTTCATATCCGTCAGCCTCAGTTTGCTACAGAATACAAAGATGGTATTCTGAAAACCAGCGCTGGCTTAGAGATTCCTACACAGACCGTTATCTGGGTGAGTGGAATCTGTGCAAACACCGTAGAGGGTTTTCCTGCAGAGAGTATTGGTCATGCTGGTAGATTCTTAACCGATCGTTTTTGTCGTGTGAAGGGTGTAAAAGATGTCTATGCTATTGGTGATGTGAGTCTTGTTGAGGGTGATGAGGAATATCCACTCGGTCATCCACAGTTAGCGCAGGTTGCTATGCAGCAGGCAAAGACAGTGGCAAAGAACTTTAAAGCAATGTCGAAAGGGAAAGAACTAAAGCCTTTCAAATACAAAAATCTCGGTGTAATGGCAACTATTGGTCGTAACCACGCCGTAGCCGAAATCTCTGGAAAGAAGTTTGGAGGTTTCCCAGCTTGGGCGTTGTGGCTCGTTGTTCACCTTCGCTCTATCCTTGGCTTAAAGAATAAGACGTTTATTCTGCTCAACTGGGTATGGAACTATATTAATTACAAGCAAAGCCTCCGTTTGATTTTGAAGGCAAAATAA
- the pnp gene encoding polyribonucleotide nucleotidyltransferase: MNVITKTVQLPDGRTISIETGKVAKQADGAAVLRMGNTVLLATVCAAKEAVPGTDFMPLQVDYREQYAAAGRYPGGFTKREGKANDDEILTSRLVDRVLRPLFPSDYHCEVYVQVMLLSADGVDQPDALAGLAASAALAASDIPIEHTTSEVRVARVNGEYVINPTFEQMKEADMDLMVGATKDNIMMVEGEMDEVSEQDLIGALKAAHEAIKPMCEMQEELSKACGTDVKRAYEDEVNDEELREELRKATYDACYAQAQSGDDDKKHREETYDKIKSDFTEAYDAAHTDLSEDDLEEKHTLIDRYFADVQRDSMRRSVLDTGKRMDGRATDEIRPIWCEIDTLPMPHGSSLFQRGETMSLSTCTLGTKMDEKMVDNVLEKSYQRFLLHYNFPPFCTGEAKAQRGVGRREIGHGHLAWRGLKGQIPADFPYTVRLVSQILESNGSSSMATVCAGTLALMDAGVPMKKPVSGIAMGLIKNPGEDKYAVLSDILGDEDHLGDMDFKTTGTKDGLTATQMDIKCDGLSFEILEKALMQAKAAREHILNIMTETIAEPRAEMKPQVPRIVQLEIPKEFIGAVIGPGGKIIQQMQEETGATITIEETDGVGKVQVSAPNKDSIDAALGKIKAIVAVPEIGEVYEGTVRSIMPYGCFVEILPGKDGLLHISEIDWKRLETVEEAGIKEGDKIKVKLLEIDPKTGKYKLSRRVLLEKPEGYVEPQRRPRGDRRPRRDGERRFDERRPRRENNNFENND, encoded by the coding sequence ATGAACGTAATTACGAAAACAGTTCAATTGCCAGATGGAAGAACCATCTCAATTGAAACCGGAAAGGTTGCAAAGCAGGCCGATGGCGCAGCAGTTCTCCGCATGGGTAACACAGTACTTCTCGCCACTGTTTGTGCAGCTAAAGAGGCAGTTCCGGGAACAGACTTCATGCCTTTGCAAGTTGATTATCGCGAGCAGTATGCTGCCGCAGGTCGTTACCCAGGTGGTTTCACCAAGCGCGAAGGCAAAGCCAATGACGACGAAATCCTAACATCACGCCTTGTGGACCGTGTTCTTCGTCCACTTTTCCCATCAGATTATCACTGTGAAGTTTATGTACAGGTAATGTTGCTGTCAGCTGACGGCGTTGATCAGCCTGATGCACTTGCAGGTTTGGCAGCTTCTGCAGCTCTCGCAGCTTCAGATATTCCAATTGAGCATACTACTTCAGAGGTTCGTGTTGCACGTGTTAACGGCGAGTACGTTATCAATCCAACTTTCGAGCAGATGAAGGAAGCTGATATGGACCTCATGGTTGGTGCTACCAAGGACAATATCATGATGGTAGAGGGTGAGATGGACGAGGTTTCTGAGCAGGATCTTATCGGTGCTTTGAAGGCTGCACACGAGGCAATCAAGCCTATGTGTGAAATGCAGGAAGAGCTTTCAAAGGCTTGCGGTACAGATGTTAAGCGTGCATACGAAGATGAAGTCAATGATGAGGAGTTGCGTGAAGAGCTCCGCAAGGCTACATACGACGCTTGCTACGCTCAGGCTCAGAGCGGTGACGATGATAAGAAGCACCGTGAGGAGACTTATGACAAGATTAAGTCTGATTTCACTGAGGCTTATGACGCAGCTCACACAGACCTTTCAGAAGACGACCTCGAAGAAAAACACACTCTTATTGACCGTTACTTTGCTGATGTTCAGCGTGACTCAATGCGCCGTAGCGTACTTGATACGGGCAAGCGTATGGACGGTCGTGCAACAGATGAGATTCGTCCTATCTGGTGCGAGATTGATACGCTACCAATGCCACACGGAAGTTCTCTCTTCCAGCGTGGTGAAACAATGTCTCTCTCTACTTGTACTCTCGGTACAAAGATGGACGAGAAGATGGTTGATAATGTATTGGAGAAGAGCTACCAGCGCTTCCTCCTTCACTATAACTTCCCTCCATTCTGTACAGGTGAGGCTAAGGCTCAGCGTGGTGTAGGCCGTCGCGAGATTGGTCATGGTCATCTTGCATGGCGTGGTTTGAAGGGTCAGATTCCTGCTGACTTCCCTTACACTGTTCGTTTGGTAAGTCAGATTCTCGAATCTAATGGTTCTTCTTCTATGGCAACCGTATGTGCAGGTACACTTGCATTGATGGATGCAGGTGTTCCAATGAAGAAACCAGTGTCAGGTATCGCTATGGGTCTTATCAAGAACCCAGGAGAAGATAAGTATGCAGTACTGAGTGACATCCTCGGTGATGAGGACCACTTGGGCGATATGGACTTCAAGACAACCGGTACAAAGGATGGTTTGACTGCAACTCAGATGGATATCAAGTGTGATGGTTTGTCATTCGAAATCCTTGAGAAGGCACTTATGCAGGCAAAGGCTGCTCGTGAGCACATCCTCAACATCATGACTGAGACTATTGCAGAGCCACGTGCTGAGATGAAACCACAGGTTCCACGTATTGTTCAGTTGGAGATTCCTAAGGAGTTCATCGGTGCTGTTATCGGTCCTGGTGGTAAGATTATCCAGCAGATGCAGGAGGAAACAGGTGCTACTATCACTATCGAGGAGACTGATGGTGTTGGTAAAGTACAGGTTTCTGCCCCTAACAAGGATTCAATCGATGCTGCCCTTGGTAAGATTAAGGCTATCGTTGCAGTTCCTGAGATTGGTGAGGTTTACGAGGGTACAGTACGTTCAATTATGCCATACGGCTGCTTCGTAGAGATTCTACCGGGTAAGGACGGCTTGCTCCACATCTCAGAAATCGACTGGAAGCGCCTTGAGACTGTTGAAGAGGCAGGTATCAAGGAAGGCGATAAGATAAAGGTTAAACTCCTCGAGATCGACCCGAAGACAGGTAAATACAAACTTTCACGCCGCGTTTTGCTTGAGAAGCCAGAGGGTTATGTTGAGCCACAGCGTCGTCCACGTGGTGATCGTCGTCCACGTCGTGACGGTGAGCGTCGCTTTGATGAGCGTCGTCCACGTCGTGAGAACAATAATTTTGAGAACAATGATTAA
- a CDS encoding copper resistance protein NlpE N-terminal domain-containing protein translates to MKKIMFLVAACAAMVACNNGKTTANNEGADSAVQDSAAAGDSAVYEGLTPAADVAGIKYRVALAKDSSNGFSVSESYMKSDSEVDTVYNYTGNYQVVEKDVKGKKNTYYQFELGKDNKTNFLVVNDSTLRLVNSDFEEPAVNTKDMNYDLKLK, encoded by the coding sequence ATGAAAAAGATTATGTTTTTGGTAGCTGCTTGTGCAGCTATGGTAGCTTGTAACAATGGCAAGACTACTGCAAACAACGAGGGTGCAGATTCTGCAGTTCAGGATTCAGCTGCTGCTGGCGACTCTGCTGTTTACGAGGGTTTGACACCTGCAGCTGATGTTGCTGGTATCAAGTATCGTGTTGCTTTGGCAAAGGATTCATCAAATGGTTTCAGCGTATCTGAGTCTTACATGAAGTCTGATTCTGAGGTTGATACTGTTTACAACTATACAGGTAACTATCAGGTTGTAGAGAAGGACGTTAAGGGTAAGAAGAATACTTACTACCAGTTCGAGTTGGGTAAGGACAACAAGACCAACTTCCTCGTAGTAAACGATTCTACACTTCGTCTTGTTAACTCTGACTTCGAGGAGCCAGCAGTAAATACAAAGGATATGAACTACGACTTGAAGTTGAAGTAA
- a CDS encoding DUF3332 domain-containing protein: MKTKGIKSMVALLLGATLMSSCVGSFALFNKLAKWNKHATKSKFLNEIIFLVISPAYAFCSAADALVLNSIEFWTGDNPVANRVGKTRNIKGDDGLIYAVKYLENGYQITKPDGSVFYFTYNKQENTWYMNAEGKEQKIIHFNGDGSVKAFLNNGLTADVTLDANGVYEVRQMQAGTSYFMARR, encoded by the coding sequence ATGAAAACAAAAGGAATCAAGTCTATGGTTGCCCTCTTGCTTGGCGCAACACTCATGAGTTCATGTGTAGGTTCATTTGCTTTGTTCAACAAACTCGCAAAGTGGAACAAGCACGCTACAAAATCTAAGTTCCTCAATGAGATTATCTTCCTCGTAATTTCTCCTGCCTACGCATTCTGTAGTGCTGCTGATGCACTCGTACTCAACAGTATTGAATTCTGGACAGGTGATAATCCTGTTGCTAACCGCGTTGGTAAAACACGCAACATCAAGGGTGACGATGGTTTGATTTATGCTGTAAAGTATCTCGAGAATGGTTACCAGATTACAAAGCCAGATGGTAGCGTATTTTACTTCACTTATAACAAGCAGGAGAACACATGGTATATGAATGCTGAGGGTAAGGAGCAGAAGATTATTCACTTCAATGGTGATGGTTCTGTAAAGGCATTCCTCAACAATGGTTTGACTGCAGACGTTACACTTGATGCAAATGGTGTATACGAGGTTCGCCAGATGCAGGCTGGTACAAGCTACTTCATGGCAAGAAGATAA
- a CDS encoding DUF6377 domain-containing protein produces MKRSLLYILFLLLPTTLSAGSKTQQLRQKLDNLLEQRNALIDNKNKDINRLKQNLTTSENTLKRLQTYEQLFEEYYVFQFDSAMTYLNKGIKLAKETQNTYYYNSNTISKAELLSIGGLYNEAIHEIEQVDTTVLGKAQHFDYYFSLFRIHTYWADFCNDKTYTPTHRLKAKDYLKKAMPFCDETDKTYEYYLGEYAVFVLNNPQAARAHYLKAIKQLPQKSRFYAMSCFALSGGYGNEGNTEKQEEFLLLSSIADIENCTMENFALQNLAMYIFEHNKDELDLAQQYIQTALEDAHFYNNRLRIIEISSKLPVIVSSYQQTLNQRNKVQMTAITVISLLLLFLLSAVFYIVKQTKRLSLQQQELQKNNNQLSELNTQQKGLNTQLHDLNALLVDTNRKRERLAKLYIDLCAKYIARLKKQQTLVKRKIKANQTTELLSQLSSERLSEEDAATFLSRFDKAFLDLYPDFTEELNSLLLPEGQIQNKSTDELTTEQRIMALIRLGVKESAEIADLLFYSPQTIYNYRSVLKGKAINKETFEEEVMKLCRVIGKSTSTQSKPE; encoded by the coding sequence ATGAAAAGAAGCTTATTATATATACTCTTCTTGCTACTGCCAACGACATTATCTGCTGGTAGTAAGACACAACAGCTACGACAAAAGTTAGACAATTTGTTGGAGCAACGCAATGCACTTATCGACAATAAGAATAAAGATATCAACCGACTAAAGCAGAATCTCACAACCAGTGAGAATACGCTTAAACGTCTACAGACCTACGAACAGCTATTTGAAGAATACTATGTCTTCCAATTTGACTCTGCAATGACATACCTAAACAAAGGTATCAAACTTGCAAAAGAGACGCAGAACACCTACTATTACAATAGTAATACCATCAGTAAGGCAGAGCTATTATCCATTGGTGGCTTATATAATGAGGCTATTCATGAAATAGAACAGGTGGACACAACGGTTCTTGGCAAGGCACAACACTTTGATTATTACTTCTCACTCTTCCGTATTCACACCTATTGGGCAGACTTCTGTAACGATAAGACCTATACGCCAACACACCGATTAAAGGCAAAAGATTATCTTAAGAAGGCTATGCCTTTTTGCGATGAAACCGATAAAACTTACGAGTATTACCTCGGTGAATACGCTGTTTTTGTATTGAATAATCCACAAGCAGCACGTGCTCATTACCTTAAAGCCATAAAGCAGTTACCCCAAAAATCCCGATTCTATGCCATGTCGTGCTTTGCGCTCTCTGGTGGTTATGGCAACGAGGGAAATACAGAAAAGCAAGAAGAGTTCCTTTTATTGTCGAGTATTGCAGATATAGAGAACTGTACGATGGAGAACTTTGCCCTCCAAAACCTTGCAATGTACATCTTTGAACACAACAAAGATGAGCTTGACCTTGCACAACAATATATTCAGACAGCACTCGAGGATGCTCATTTCTATAATAACAGACTCCGCATTATTGAGATATCAAGCAAGCTACCAGTGATTGTAAGTAGCTATCAGCAGACGCTTAACCAGCGCAACAAAGTGCAGATGACAGCCATCACCGTTATCTCGCTACTTCTACTCTTCCTGCTTTCTGCAGTCTTTTATATCGTTAAACAAACCAAACGCCTTAGTCTTCAGCAACAGGAATTGCAAAAGAATAACAACCAACTCTCTGAACTGAATACCCAGCAAAAAGGGTTGAATACTCAACTACACGACCTCAATGCGTTACTTGTTGATACCAACCGTAAACGCGAGAGATTAGCAAAATTGTATATCGACCTTTGTGCAAAGTATATTGCCCGACTCAAGAAACAACAGACATTGGTTAAAAGAAAGATTAAAGCCAATCAAACCACTGAATTGCTTAGTCAGCTTTCATCAGAACGATTATCTGAAGAAGACGCTGCTACATTCCTCTCTCGCTTTGATAAAGCGTTCCTCGATCTCTATCCAGACTTTACTGAGGAGTTAAACAGCCTACTCTTACCAGAAGGGCAGATTCAGAACAAAAGTACCGATGAACTCACTACAGAACAGCGCATTATGGCACTTATCCGATTAGGCGTAAAGGAAAGTGCCGAGATAGCTGACCTGCTGTTCTACTCTCCACAGACCATCTATAACTATCGTTCTGTCTTAAAGGGGAAAGCCATTAACAAAGAAACTTTCGAGGAAGAAGTGATGAAACTCTGTCGAGTAATTGGTAAATCAACCTCCACACAATCTAAACCCGAATAG
- a CDS encoding glycoside hydrolase family 97 protein, producing MKKTNIALIGLLMGWASIANAQTVKSPNGNVAVTFSLTGNGVPTYEMTYKGKAVVKPSHLGLELAKNKHASKGMNETSLMDGFEKTATKTTTFDEIWKPVWGETATIRNHYNELEVDLNQPSSKRNIVIRFRVYDDGMGLRYEFPQQPELNYFIIKDEHTQFAMAGDHTAWWLPGDYDTQEQETQESKLSEIRKRFHDAVNWDNSSVSVFSETGVQTSLQMKSNDGLYINIHEAACASYATMHLNLDDKTMTFESWLTPDATGLKGFMQTPCETPWRTVMVSDDARDMLANNLILNLNEPCKIEDTSWIHPTKYCGVWWEMIAGAKSWAYTDEFSSVKLDETDYAHAKPNGRHAANTANVKKYIDFAAANGLDQVLVEGWNIGWEDWFGHWKDYVFDFVTPYPDFDLKGLNEYAHSKGVKLMMHHETSSSTQNYERHMEDAFNLMNKYGYDAVKTGYVGDIIPRGDHHYSQSMNNHYLHVIKEAAKHHIMVNGHEATRPTGLCRTWPNLVGNESARGTEYEAFGGSDPNHTVILPFTRLQGGPMDYTPGILETQLSTWCDNKSYVHTTLVGQLALYLTMYSPLQMAADLPENYQKYNDAFQFIKDVACDWDDSKYLEAEPARYVTVARKAKGTNNWFVGGKTGLAPHLSVLKLDFLDKGRKYEATIYADAKDADYEKNPKAYTITKRTVKKGDVLKLQQVRGGGFAISLKAL from the coding sequence ATGAAGAAAACCAATATTGCCCTTATTGGGCTACTAATGGGGTGGGCAAGCATTGCGAATGCGCAGACTGTAAAGTCTCCTAACGGTAATGTTGCAGTTACTTTCTCATTAACAGGGAATGGAGTGCCTACTTATGAGATGACTTATAAGGGTAAGGCTGTTGTAAAGCCTTCGCACTTAGGTTTGGAATTAGCTAAGAACAAACATGCCAGCAAGGGCATGAATGAAACCAGTCTTATGGATGGTTTCGAGAAGACAGCTACTAAGACTACAACTTTCGATGAGATTTGGAAGCCTGTTTGGGGTGAGACTGCTACCATTCGTAACCACTACAATGAGTTGGAAGTAGATCTCAATCAGCCAAGCAGCAAGCGTAACATTGTTATCCGTTTCCGTGTTTATGACGATGGAATGGGCCTTCGTTACGAATTCCCACAACAGCCAGAACTGAACTACTTTATTATAAAGGATGAGCATACACAGTTTGCTATGGCTGGCGATCATACAGCTTGGTGGCTTCCTGGAGACTATGATACACAGGAGCAGGAGACACAGGAATCAAAACTTTCTGAAATCCGTAAGCGTTTCCACGATGCTGTAAACTGGGACAACTCATCTGTTTCTGTATTCTCAGAAACGGGTGTTCAGACCTCTTTACAGATGAAGTCTAATGATGGCTTGTATATTAATATTCATGAAGCGGCATGTGCAAGCTATGCTACAATGCACTTGAATCTGGACGACAAAACAATGACTTTCGAGTCATGGCTTACTCCTGACGCTACTGGTTTGAAGGGATTCATGCAGACTCCTTGCGAAACTCCTTGGCGTACGGTGATGGTTAGCGATGATGCACGTGATATGCTTGCTAATAACCTTATCCTCAATCTTAACGAACCTTGTAAGATTGAAGACACGTCATGGATTCATCCGACAAAGTACTGTGGTGTTTGGTGGGAGATGATTGCTGGTGCTAAGTCTTGGGCTTATACGGATGAGTTCAGTTCTGTTAAGCTTGATGAGACAGATTATGCACATGCAAAACCAAACGGACGTCACGCAGCCAACACTGCTAACGTGAAGAAATACATCGACTTTGCTGCTGCAAACGGCTTAGACCAGGTGTTGGTTGAGGGTTGGAATATTGGTTGGGAAGACTGGTTTGGTCACTGGAAAGACTATGTATTCGATTTCGTTACTCCTTATCCAGACTTTGATTTGAAAGGCTTGAATGAGTATGCACACTCTAAGGGTGTTAAGTTGATGATGCATCATGAGACTTCTTCAAGTACACAGAACTATGAGCGTCACATGGAAGATGCCTTTAATTTGATGAATAAGTATGGTTATGACGCTGTGAAGACTGGTTATGTGGGTGACATTATCCCACGTGGTGACCACCACTATTCACAGTCAATGAACAACCATTATCTCCATGTTATAAAGGAAGCTGCTAAGCATCATATTATGGTGAATGGACATGAAGCAACTCGTCCTACGGGTCTTTGTCGTACATGGCCTAACCTTGTTGGTAACGAGTCAGCACGTGGAACAGAGTATGAAGCATTCGGTGGTAGTGATCCTAACCACACTGTTATCCTTCCATTTACTCGTCTTCAGGGCGGACCAATGGATTATACCCCTGGTATTCTTGAGACTCAGCTCTCAACATGGTGTGATAATAAGAGCTATGTACACACAACTCTCGTGGGTCAGCTTGCACTTTATTTAACGATGTATAGTCCACTTCAGATGGCTGCTGACCTTCCTGAGAACTATCAGAAGTATAACGATGCTTTCCAATTCATTAAGGATGTAGCTTGTGATTGGGACGACAGCAAATACCTTGAGGCGGAACCAGCACGCTACGTGACTGTTGCGCGTAAGGCAAAGGGTACTAATAACTGGTTTGTTGGTGGAAAGACTGGTCTTGCACCACACCTTAGTGTTCTCAAACTCGACTTCCTTGATAAGGGTCGTAAGTATGAGGCTACCATCTACGCAGATGCTAAGGACGCTGATTACGAGAAGAATCCAAAGGCTTACACCATTACTAAGCGTACTGTTAAGAAGGGTGATGTTCTCAAGCTTCAGCAGGTTCGTGGAGGTGGTTTTGCCATCAGCTTGAAAGCACTTTAA
- a CDS encoding DUF6377 domain-containing protein, with the protein MKKIAIICVILCTPLLINAQTQIPTLDDLDHEIAMSSQYDKQYEDVIRNVKKQLHAAKSLETRCELSDKLFNLYTSYSVDSAIVYAMEKQKIAKAMGNQSKVNDAKLNLAYLLIRGGELKDASDIINSIPRSGISQDLSFYYFSTRKTLYRTLADAALIPSQRKMYKQMEKLCNDSVVDNNQSPDIWSRAEQLVNRQQYEQAKKILLDAYRHLKPGDRQTAFVSISLADIYGREKNVEAQKQYLIAAAISDIRNSVKEYLALQQLATILFEEGDTKRAYAYMDHAMNDAVFCNARQRTIAMADVWPAIEKSHERETKSRTLKLTAALVLISLMSIFLLVMIIYTRRRVVELRAIRARLSNTNELLKESNNIKDEYYCCPVKIN; encoded by the coding sequence ATGAAGAAAATTGCAATCATCTGTGTAATATTATGTACGCCATTACTTATTAATGCACAGACCCAAATACCAACACTTGACGATCTCGACCATGAGATAGCCATGTCATCCCAGTATGACAAACAATATGAAGATGTTATACGTAATGTAAAGAAGCAACTTCATGCTGCAAAGAGCTTGGAGACTCGTTGCGAATTGTCTGACAAGCTATTCAATCTTTATACATCTTATTCTGTAGACTCTGCTATAGTCTACGCTATGGAAAAGCAGAAAATAGCAAAGGCAATGGGCAATCAGAGTAAGGTAAATGATGCAAAACTTAATCTTGCCTACCTCTTGATAAGGGGTGGAGAACTCAAGGATGCAAGCGATATTATTAATTCCATTCCTCGAAGTGGGATAAGCCAAGACTTGTCTTTCTATTATTTCTCAACGCGAAAGACCCTCTATCGTACGCTTGCTGATGCTGCTTTAATCCCTTCGCAGAGGAAGATGTACAAGCAGATGGAGAAACTTTGTAACGATTCTGTCGTTGATAATAACCAATCTCCTGACATTTGGTCACGTGCAGAACAGCTTGTTAATCGCCAACAGTATGAACAAGCGAAGAAAATTCTCCTTGATGCCTATCGCCACTTGAAACCTGGTGACCGTCAAACAGCATTTGTGTCAATCTCGCTTGCTGATATTTATGGTAGGGAGAAGAATGTGGAAGCTCAAAAGCAATACCTCATTGCAGCTGCTATCTCTGATATACGCAACTCAGTAAAGGAATATCTTGCCCTACAGCAATTGGCTACGATCCTTTTTGAAGAAGGTGATACAAAACGTGCTTATGCCTATATGGACCACGCTATGAACGACGCTGTGTTCTGTAATGCACGTCAGCGTACAATTGCTATGGCTGACGTTTGGCCAGCAATAGAAAAGTCACATGAGCGTGAAACAAAGAGTCGTACACTCAAACTTACAGCCGCTCTTGTGCTGATAAGCCTCATGTCTATCTTCTTGTTGGTTATGATTATCTATACGCGTCGTCGTGTTGTAGAATTGCGTGCTATTCGTGCGCGTCTTTCTAACACAAATGAATTGCTGAAAGAATCAAATAATATTAAGGATGAGTATTATTGCTGTCCGGTAAAAATAAACTGA
- a CDS encoding DUF6377 domain-containing protein, translating to MTRFLSECSAYIDKLDSYRKQIYRLVTANKRTELLNTLKSQEIIDRELDSFYSSFDETFLGLFPNFVEDFNALLKPEERIIPKQAGHLSTDLRIFALIRLGVSENELICSFLCCSKATVYAYRSRVRLKSIDPDKFDEMVQKL from the coding sequence ATCACTCGCTTCCTTAGCGAGTGTTCTGCTTACATCGACAAACTCGACAGCTATCGTAAACAGATTTATCGTCTTGTTACAGCCAATAAGCGCACAGAACTGCTGAACACATTGAAGTCACAGGAGATAATCGACCGTGAGTTAGATTCCTTCTATTCAAGTTTTGATGAGACCTTCCTCGGTCTTTTCCCAAACTTTGTGGAAGATTTCAACGCATTGCTCAAACCAGAGGAGAGGATTATTCCTAAACAAGCAGGACATCTCTCTACTGATCTTCGCATCTTTGCACTCATTCGCCTTGGCGTAAGTGAGAATGAGCTTATATGTTCTTTCCTTTGCTGCTCAAAAGCAACGGTCTATGCTTACCGTTCTCGTGTACGTCTGAAGTCTATTGATCCTGATAAATTCGATGAAATGGTACAAAAACTATAA